In one Solanum lycopersicum chromosome 11, SLM_r2.1 genomic region, the following are encoded:
- the ER-SHSP gene encoding small heat shock protein precursor (The RefSeq protein has 3 substitutions compared to this genomic sequence), translating into MSVISKLTLLIISIACIFQVSSLSADGSSLVPLIIDQMISSNPANTFLDPFKVLEQIPFGLENTLLARVDWKETAKGHVISVEVPGLKKDDIKIEIEENRVLRVSGERKKEEEKNDEENHWHCVERSYGKFWRQFRLPENADIDTMKAKLENGVLTISFAKLSADRIKGPKVVSIESKQQGKESSVREEL; encoded by the coding sequence ATGAGGGTCATCAGCAAATTAACATTGCTCATCATTTCAATTGCTTGCATTTTTCAGGTATCATCACTAAGCGCAGATGGGTCATCACTTGTACCACTAATCATAGACCAAATGATAAGCAGCAATCCGGCTAATACATTTCTTGATCCATTCAAAGTTTTAGAACAAATACCATTTGGATTAGAAAACACTCTGCTCGCGAGAGTCGACTGGAAAGAGACGGCGAAGGGACACGTGATAAGCGTAGAAGTACCTGGATTGAATAAAGATGATATAAAGATCGAAATTGAAGAAAACAGAGTGTTGAGAGTGAGCGGAGagaggaagaaagaagaagagaaaaatgatGAAGAGAATCATTGGCATTGTGTTGAAAGGAGTCATGGAAAGTTCTGGAGACAATTTCGTTTGCCTGAAAATGCTGATATTGATACAATGAAAGCTAAGCTTGAAAATGGTGTGCTTACAATTTCATTTGCTAAATTGTCTGCTGATAGAATTAAAGGTCCTAAAGTTGTGTCTATTGAGAGTAAACAACAAGGAAAAGAGTCCTCTGTTAGAGAAGAGCTTTAA
- the LOC138339222 gene encoding uncharacterized protein, which translates to MKVIPSTVDLHAVAEKSKKYIVNLNTRMCSCERFQHYEIPCSHVHEADFCSAFYSLKNFKDASVIPVEPIPCESTWDIPSYISDSKLMPPGPKRAAGRPKLERWKGFVDVKFERTKSTCSRCHQVGHNRKTCLNYPVQKQ; encoded by the exons ATGAAG GTGATACCTTCAACTGTTGATCTGCATGCTGTAGCTGAGAAATCAAAGAAATACATAGTAAATCTGAACACAAGGATGTGTAGTTGCGAAAGATTTCAACATTATGAGATACCGTGTAGCCATGTACATGAAGCAGATTTCTGTTCTGCTTTTTATAGCCTCAAGAATTTCAAAGATGCTTCTGTCATTCCTGTCGAGCCTATCCCGTGCGAGAGTACATGGGATATACCAAGTTATATTTCAGATTCTAAATTGATGCCGCCTGGTCCAAAAAGAGCAGCAGGAAGACCCAAACTTGAACGGTGGAAGGGGTTCGTAGATGTGAAATTCGAGAGGACAAAAAGCACATGCAGTAGATGCCATCAGGTTGGACACAATAGGAAGACTTGTTTAAATTATCCTGTACAAAAACAATGA